Sequence from the Pseudomonas sp. LS.1a genome:
AACTGCGGGTCGACCAGATACGTCAGGTCGGCGCTGGTGGGCAGGCGGCCCACCGCGCTCACCAATTCGGCCGAAGCCACCCAGAGGGCCACCCAGGCCAGCAATACGGGCAGCGCCAGCCACCACGGCCGACGGTGCAGCAGCAAGACCAGCAGGCTGCCGAGGGCAAGGTCGGACAGGTAACCGAGCGGGTTGGACCAACCCAGCATGGCGCGCGTACCCAGTGGGATCACCAGTACCAGGGTCGCCAGGGCGACAAGCCGGGTACGTGGGTGGTCTGACAGGTTCTTCACAAAAACATCCCTTTTGCCATTAAAACGTCATGCATCTGTGCTTGATGATAACAGGACGGGGCAATGAAGGCGGTCCGGGACAAGGCTGGTAACCAAAAGCCGGGCCCGTTCGCGCGGGCCCGCCGATGGCAAGTCTCAGAAGTAGTAGGGGAATTTCAGGCTGAAGGAAAAGTCTGGCGCGTCATCGGTCAGACCAATGGCCAGGTTGGGCACGATGGTCAGGTTGTCGGTGGCGGCGAAGGTCATGCCGATATTGAAGTTGGCCGCGTTGTAGTCGCTGTTGGAGATCGACTGCCAGTCGCCGCCATCCGGTTTGATCTTGCTCTTGCGGGCGAACTGGTCGGACACCGAGAACGACATGCTCATCTTCTCGTTCAGGGCAAAGGCGATACCGCCGCCGATCTGCCAGGAGTCCCCCAGCTTCACGTCACCCGGCACCTTGCTGTTGGCCTGCGGGCTGATGTCGCTGAACGAGTCTTCCATGTTGTAGGTGTAGGACAGGCTGCCGAACAGCACGGCCGGGTCGAAGGTCTTGACCAGCGAGATGCCTGGCGTGATCGACCAGACGCCGTTGCCGGTCGGCAGGCTTTCCGGCACTGACAGGTTGTCGTTGCCGGGCACTTCGCGCAGCTTGATGCCATACGGGTCCTTGCCGGTGGGTGCCTTGATGCGCAGGGTAGCCACGGCGTCGGGCCAGGTCTCCGATTCGTCGAGGAACTTGTAGGCCACGCCGACGTTGATATCGCCGATTTCCGGGTCGCGAGTGACGGTTTCGTCGGAGGTGCTCGGCCCGGCACCGCCCGCGCCGCCGGAGGAATAGGTGGACTGGCGATACACCACCGGTACGTTGATGTCGAACTGCCAGCGCTGCGCCACGTTATAGCGCGCGGTCATGTCCAGGGTCCAGTTGTCTGCCTTGATCCGGTCGAGGTTGATGCTGCCCAGGAAGATAGAGTCCAGCGCCAGGAAACCGTTGAGCACCAGTGCCCGGGTATCGTAGTGGGTGTAGGTGACGCCGGTCTCGAAGCTGAACTTGCCGCCGCCGAAGAAGCCGCTGGCCTCGTCATACAGGTTGGATACGCTCTGTGCCGGTTCGGCGTCGGCGGTCAGCGCCTGGCCATAGGAGCTGCCGGTGGTGCCCGGCGCGCCCGAGGCCACTGTCTGCGCGCCCTTTACCCCTTCGGCGGGGGACCTGACCAGGCGTTTGGGTGGCGGCGCTGCCGGGGTTTCCTCAACCTGGCGTACGCGTTGCTCCAGCACCATCAGCGCTTGCTGCTGGGCTTCGTAGCGCCGTTTCAGCTCGTTCAGTTCCTGCTTGAGAGCCTCGACCTGAGGGTCGGCAGCTGCATAGAGCAATGTGGCCGGGGCCAAGGTAGTCAAGCATACAAAAGCTTGTAGCGTTAAAGATCGGTGCATGGAATTGCCGTCCCTGCCGACTACTTTTGATGAGACTGAGCGTAGATCAGTATCCGAAAGTGCGAAGACCTTTGAGCTGGTCGAGACTGCCGTTCAGCGACGCGGCTGTCGGCACGTTCTCGCGCATGACCACGTTGAGGGATGTGACGTTGTTGACGTGGTTGCCATTGCCAAGCAGCGTCGAGTTCTGCATCAGGCCACCCTGGGCCAGGCGCTGTACGCTGCTACCCTGGTTGTTGCTGGCATTGATGTTGAGTTGCACGCCAACACCGGTCGACGACACGCTGAACGAGCCTGCACCGTTTTCGCCGACCAGGGTCTGGCCCGCGGCCAGTACCTGGCCCTGTGGTTGTGTGGCTGGTGCCTGGTTGGCCTTGGTCACATTGATGTCAACGTTGTTGTAGGCGGTGTTGTTGTCACCGGCCGCGCGCACCACCTGGGTCACCCCTTCGGTGTTGTTGAGCCCGCTGCCGCCGGTGACCGTACCGTTGCCGGCGGAGGCAGCGCCGGCGGCGGTCGAACCGCTGCCTTTTTCGTCGATCAGCGACACATAGAACTGTGGCTTGATGGTCGACTGCTGGATCTGCAGGGTGGAAGTCGCACCGATCACCTCACCGTTGGCGTTCTGCCAGGTGCTGGTCATGACGATGCCGAAACTGACGATGCGCCCCGGCAGCACATAGCGCCCGCGCAAGTTCGCCAACTCCTGGTCTTTCAGTTCGATGGGCTTGAACGTTTCGGCGTGGGCCGGCAGGCTGGCTGCCAGGCAAACCACAGCGATCCAGAATGGATTCTTCATTGGGTGCTCCCCGGAGCGTCGTGCTCCTTGTCGTTGCAAGCGTCGTTAGAAGAAGTCGCTTTTGATGAAACCGAAGTCCAGAAGCTCTGCGTCCTGCACCGGGGTGAAGTTGTTCACCCGGCCCTTGGCGGTCAGGGGCAGGGGCGGATCGAGCAAGACGTTGTTCTTGTCGTAGCCCTGGCCGATCACGGCGAAGATGATGCCGTTCCAGCCCTTGAGAAAATCATCGACCTTGTAGCGCTTGTGGCCCAGTACCGGGTCACCGATGTACACCCAGCCCTTGTCGACCTTCTGCATGACCACGAAGTGCTTGTAGCCGCGCACGTCCATCAGTACCACGACCGGGATGCGCACGCTGTGCAGGGTCTCGGGTGCTACCCGGTAGCCGCGGGCACGCATTCCCAGGCTTTCCACGTAGCGTTTCATGTCGAGCATCGAGAAGCCTTGCGTGCGCACCAGGTCCTGGTCGGCGTGGGCCAGCATGCCCTCGATGATCTGTTGTTCGTCGACATCCAGCCAGTAGGCCTGGCGCAGGATGGTGGCCAGTGCGGCGGCGCCGCAGCTGAAGTCGGTCTTCTGTTGCACCAGGTCGGCGAACTTGCGTTCGCGTACGCTCTGGATGGGCTTGAACACCACGGCACCACCCGGCAAGACGGACAGCGGCATTTGTGCCGCTTCGCTCACGCTGGCCAGGCACAGCAAAAACGCCAAGGCAATAATGCGCATTGTCGGATGCCTTCCGGTTCTGTTGAAGAAAGGCCCCCCGAAGGGGGCCTCAAGCACAACGATCAGAACGAGGTGTTGGAGATGGCCAGCGAGTTGCTCTGCTGGTTGCCCACACCGGCTGCCACGTTCACGCCCAGGTTGCCGCTGCCACCGTTCACCGAACCGCTCAGGGTTGCGGTGTTGGTCACAGGGTTAGCCCAGCCGGTCGGGGTCAGTACCTGGAAGGACACGGTATTGCTCAGGTCGTACGAGCTGCTTTCGCTGTAGCTCTTCACCACGTCTTTCGACGACTCCTTCTGCTTGCTACCCGATTTCTCGAAGGAGGAGTCGAAAGCTTCCTCGAACGAGGAGTCAAACGACTTCTGGAACGACGAACTGGACGACTTGTCGCGGGTTTTTTCGATGGACGCCTCAAGCGATGCGCTCAGCGAAGCGTCCACAGACTCGCTGCGAGTGTGGTCGTGACGGCCATGGTCGCGGGTGACGGTGTGCGAAGCTTCGGCGGCCGCTTCCAGGGTCGCGCTCAGCGTCGCGTTGTAGCTGGAGCTCGATTCCTTGTTGCGCGAGCCGCTGACATCCACCGACTTGGAGCCGCTGGCATCCCAGCTGTTGCTGCCCCGCTTCTCGAAGCTCGACGACGAGCTCTTGTCGATGCTCAGGTTCGACGCGCTTTCCCGAGAGGCACTGCCGCTGGCCGATTTGGTGAAGGTCAGCGTATCAACCCGGTAGGTGCGGTCGGCGCTGTTGTTCACCACCAGGCCTGGGCCGTCCTGGTCGGCAGAGGCAGTGGCCGTGGCGTTACCCAGTGGTGCGTGGGTGTTGGCAATGGCCATGGTGTTTTTCTGCTGGTTCAGGTCGCCGCCAGCAATGTTGACACCCACGTTGCCTTCAGCGCCGTCGGCCGAGCCGCTCATGATCGCCGAAGACTGGGTAGACCAGTTGTCGACGCGGTTGCCGTTGCTGTACTGGCGAACGTCAGCGGTGGCTTCGGCGGTGCCGAAGACAAAGCTGTTGTCCAGGCTCGAGTCGGACGCTGCGTTGGCAATGGCCGCGGCGTTGTCCTGCTGGTTGCCGTTACCGGCCGCAACGTTGACACCGACGTTACCGCTGGCGCCAACGGCCGACTGGTTCATCTCGGCTTCGTTGATGGTCCCTTGGTTGGTGATGGTGTTGTCGGTGCTGCTCTGACTGTCCCAGGCATTGGCCGTTGCATACACAGGGATCTTGGTTGGGGGAGGCGTGTGATGACCATTGTTATGGTGGTGGCCGTTATGGTGGTCATTACGCCGATCATTTTGCCCAGCTTGTACAGCAACAGCCATGATCGCAGCAATTGCGAAAACCAGAGGCTTGATTGCCATCGAGGGTTTCATGGTGATTCTCCGTACTTTATAGGTTAAGTGTTGTTCTTAACTGGATGGGTCAATCCGCGACCCGTATGCTCAAGGTGTTGGCCATTCGGTTTCCCACCCCGGCACTCTGATTCAGCTGGATCACCCCGCGGCCACCGGTGAATGCCTGGTCACTGGTGGTGACCTGGCGATGGCCGGGTGGGGTGTCAGCTGGATCGGAGTTGTTGAACAGCGCCACGTTCTGTTGCATGAGGACGCTGTCGTCGATGCTTTGCGGCTGGGCACTGAGGCTTATGCGCAGTGCATTGGCTTGCTGGGTGTTGGCGCCGGCGCTCTGGTTCACCCCGAGGGCACCGCTGCCGTTGCTGAAGGCGTTGCCCTGGATGCTCGAGCGGGCATCCATCGCCGGGGCTGCGGGGGTGTTCAGGCGTTGGCGGATCAGCGTAGTGGCGCTGGCCCCGGGCCCCACGGCGAAGGCGCGGGCGTTGGCTTGTTGCTGCTGGTCACCGGCTGCCTGGTTGACCGACAGGTTGCCCTGGTAACGGCTGCCCGAACTATTGATGTCTGCGTTGTTGATCACCGGAACCGGGGATTGCGCGAAGGCCGAAGTACTGCACAACGTGGCCAGAATCAGCAGCGTGTGCTTCATCTCACTTGCCTCCGGTCAGGATCTGCAGCGGCGCCAGGCCGCGCTGCAAACTCGAA
This genomic interval carries:
- a CDS encoding C39 family peptidase encodes the protein MRIIALAFLLCLASVSEAAQMPLSVLPGGAVVFKPIQSVRERKFADLVQQKTDFSCGAAALATILRQAYWLDVDEQQIIEGMLAHADQDLVRTQGFSMLDMKRYVESLGMRARGYRVAPETLHSVRIPVVVLMDVRGYKHFVVMQKVDKGWVYIGDPVLGHKRYKVDDFLKGWNGIIFAVIGQGYDKNNVLLDPPLPLTAKGRVNNFTPVQDAELLDFGFIKSDFF
- a CDS encoding heme utilization protein — protein: MKPSMAIKPLVFAIAAIMAVAVQAGQNDRRNDHHNGHHHNNGHHTPPPTKIPVYATANAWDSQSSTDNTITNQGTINEAEMNQSAVGASGNVGVNVAAGNGNQQDNAAAIANAASDSSLDNSFVFGTAEATADVRQYSNGNRVDNWSTQSSAIMSGSADGAEGNVGVNIAGGDLNQQKNTMAIANTHAPLGNATATASADQDGPGLVVNNSADRTYRVDTLTFTKSASGSASRESASNLSIDKSSSSSFEKRGSNSWDASGSKSVDVSGSRNKESSSSYNATLSATLEAAAEASHTVTRDHGRHDHTRSESVDASLSASLEASIEKTRDKSSSSSFQKSFDSSFEEAFDSSFEKSGSKQKESSKDVVKSYSESSSYDLSNTVSFQVLTPTGWANPVTNTATLSGSVNGGSGNLGVNVAAGVGNQQSNSLAISNTSF
- a CDS encoding adhesin; the encoded protein is MKHTLLILATLCSTSAFAQSPVPVINNADINSSGSRYQGNLSVNQAAGDQQQQANARAFAVGPGASATTLIRQRLNTPAAPAMDARSSIQGNAFSNGSGALGVNQSAGANTQQANALRISLSAQPQSIDDSVLMQQNVALFNNSDPADTPPGHRQVTTSDQAFTGGRGVIQLNQSAGVGNRMANTLSIRVAD